One Candidatus Margulisiibacteriota bacterium genomic window carries:
- a CDS encoding bL35 family ribosomal protein gives MPKMKTRRATKKRFKITKKGKIMRRKGGKGHLLTNKTK, from the coding sequence ATGCCTAAGATGAAGACACGCAGGGCGACCAAGAAAAGGTTCAAGATCACAAAAAAAGGCAAAATAATGAGACGCAAAGGTGGCAAGGGCCATCTTTTGACGAACAAAACAAAGA
- the infC gene encoding translation initiation factor IF-3, which yields MQFQAKSIRVNDRIRIREVMVIGEDGKQLGVMPPEEGLKLAQQAGLDLVEIAPMARPPVCRIMDFSKYKYEQEKKEKEARKKQHATHIKEIRLKPKIGDHDYLVKLGFIKKFLERKDKVKVTLIFRGREMAHPELGDKVIERLKADIAEFGQVEKPPVKEGRAVIMVVAPK from the coding sequence ATCCAGTTCCAGGCTAAGTCAATAAGGGTAAATGACAGGATAAGGATACGCGAGGTAATGGTCATTGGCGAGGATGGTAAACAGCTGGGGGTTATGCCTCCGGAAGAAGGCCTCAAACTCGCGCAACAGGCAGGGTTGGACCTGGTGGAAATAGCTCCGATGGCAAGGCCTCCGGTCTGCAGGATAATGGACTTCTCCAAGTACAAGTATGAGCAGGAGAAGAAAGAGAAAGAGGCGAGGAAAAAACAGCACGCCACACATATCAAGGAGATCAGGCTTAAGCCCAAGATCGGGGATCACGATTACCTGGTTAAACTGGGTTTTATCAAGAAGTTCCTGGAACGTAAGGATAAAGTCAAGGTAACGCTTATTTTCAGGGGCCGTGAGATGGCTCACCCCGAGCTTGGGGATAAGGTCATAGAGCGGTTAAAAGCCGATATAGCTGAGTTCGGGCAGGTGGAGAAGCCGCCCGTCAAGGAAGGCCGCGCCGTAATAATGGTTGTAGCCCCCAAATAG